The following nucleotide sequence is from Gymnodinialimonas phycosphaerae.
GGGCGGTATGGTTTGATCCCGGCCTGAAATGCCCAACAGTCCGATGCCCCCCCCCCTTAACAAATCTTTCATACAACCATCACAGACCTGTCGTGGAGCGCGCCTAGCGTTGCGCTGACCCGCGTGGGGGAAAACGCGGGATGGTATTCTTCAAAGCTAGGACATCGAGATGAAAGACATCGATACAAGCCACATGAGTTGGGACGACTGGGACGAGCAGATCCGTCCCGCCCCCGAGGTGACCGACTTCGACCGAGTTGTCGAAACGGCCATGACCCGGCGCGGCGTGTTGGGATCATTGGTTGCGCTGGGATCGGGCGCGGCGGTGATGGGCACCGCGATGCTGAAGGGCACCACGGCGATTGCCGATGGCCACGCGACGTTCGCCTTCACGCCGATCCCCACCTTCACCGACAACACCGTGCATGTGCCCGAGGGCTATACCTGGCGCACGGTGGCCCGCTGGGGCGATGCGCTGTTCTCGGGGGCGCCGACGTTCGAGAACGGCCACGGCGTCGACGGCTCGGACCTGATCTTCGGCGAGAATACCGACGGGATGGAATTGTTCCGCGTGGGCGACGCCGAGGTCATCGCGGTCAACCATGAATACGTGAACCCCGACATCAACCTGGCCTTGGCCGACGATGCGGTGCCGACGGCGGATGACGTGATGACGCTGATGAACCTGCAAGGTGTGACCGTCATGGAAGTGGCGCGCGGGGCAGAGGGGTATGACATTGTTGTCGACAGCCCGTTCAACCGCCGCATTCACCACAACACGCCGATGGTGCTGACCGGTCCCGCCGCAGGCCACCCGCTGTTGCAGACCTCTGCCGATCCAGACGGCACAGAGGTGCTGGGAACGATGAACAACTGTGGATCAGGCCGCACGCTTTGGGGCACCTATCTGACCTGTGAAGAGAACTTCAACGGCTACTTCGGCTCCACCGATGCGGCAGCGGAATTGCCCGAGGGGTTCGACCGCTATGGCATCAGTCACGACAGCCGCTATGCCTATGAGCTGTACCACGCCCGCTACGACATCAGCCAGGAGCCCAACGAGGCGCACCGCTTTGGCTATATCGTGGAGATCGACCCCGCCGATGCGTCCTCCACCCCGGTCAAGCGCACCGCCCTGGGCCGTTTCAAACATGAAAACGCCGCCATGACGATCGCCAATGACGGGCGTGTTGTCGTCTACATGGGCGATGATGAACGCGGTGAGTTCATGTACAAATACGTCTCCAACGGCACCTATGCCGAGGGTGGCCCTACCGATGGCCTGCTGGATGACGGCACGCTTTATGCCGCGCATTTCAGCGCCGACGGCACCGGGGAATGGCGCGCCTTGACGCCGGATACGACGGGGATGGATCAGGCGATGATCTGCATCCACACCCGGATGGCCGGATCGGCTGTTGGGGCCACGACGATGGACCGGCCCGAATGGATCGCCGTGTCCACCACGCTGCCCGAAGCCTACTGCTGCCTCACCAACAACTCGCGCCGCGCGCCGGGCTTCACCAACGCCGGTGGTGATGCGGCGGAACCGGCCCCCGGCACGCCGAACCCGCGCGCCGAGAACCGCTATGGCCAGATCGTGCGCTGGCGTCCCGACGGGGCGGATCACGGGGCAGAGACCTTCACCTGGGATCTCTACGTGATGGCGGGCAACCCGGTGGTGGGCCTGGGCCACTACGCGGGGTCGGACAACGTGACGGAGGGCAACATGTTCAACTCGCCCGACGGCATGATGGTCGACAGCACGGGCCTGATCTGGATCCAGACCGATGGTGACGACAGCAATGAGGGCGCGTTCACCGGCATGGGCAACAACCAGATGCTGATCGGGCACCCCGAAACCGGAGAGATCGCGCGCTTCCTGACCGGTCCCAGCGGCTCGGAAGTGACGGGGTTGATGTGGAACAGCGACCGCACCGTGGCTTTCGTCGGCATTCAGCACCCAGGCGGCACATGGCCCGACGGCGAGGGATCGGTCCCGCGCTCTTCGGTGATCGCGGTCTGGCGCGAGGATGGCGCCGTCATCGGCTGACGGCCGCCGCTGGATTTTGCATTCCCGTAGAAGGGGCCGCACCTGCGGCCCCTTTTTTTCGTGGGTGCCCTGCATTGGATCTGCCGACCTGTCGGGTCAAAGCAGGGGGGCGCTCATGGAACCCACGCCCTGTGACCGGAGGGGGGGTGGGGGGGGCTGCGGTACGCTGTTCCCGATTCTTGTGCGTTTTGACCCGTTTGAATGCGGATCAAGGTATCTGCGACACTATTTCTTCAACCTGAAAGCCAGTTAGCGCAAACGGCCTACAACTCAGGGACGTAGAACGCCCCAAATTGCCGGATTGGTAAGATTATTTTACAAATAATGCCCGTTCAGACAAGAAAACCTGTTTTCGTGGCGCAATTCCCTCGCTAACGTGCCGACACTTCTAATCCACTTGGCGCCCAGGAGGGGCCCAGGGGAAAGATCCAAAATGGGGAGGAACATAACCAATGGATCGTCGTTCTTTTTTGCGGACTTCCGCTGTTGGCGGGGCCGCGGCCGCGTCCACGACACTGGCAGCACCGCTCTATGCTCAAGGCAACCGCGAGCTGACGCTCGTGACCTCCGTGCCGGATGGCTTCGCGATTTTCGATGACGCAGCACAGCTTGCCATCGACTACATCGCCGCCATGACGGATGGTCAGCTGACTTTCAACAAGAACTCCGCCGGCACGCTTGTGGGCGCGTTCGAAGTGTTCGACGCCGTGTCCTCGGGGCAGGCGGATGTGTATCACTCGGCTGAGTACTACTTCCTCAACCAGCACCCCGCATTTGCCTTCATGACTTCCGTGCCGTTCGGCATGACGTCGCAGGAAATGGCCAACTGGTACTACCGTCGCGGTGGTCAGGAACTGCACGACGATCTGTCGTCGCTGTTCGGCCTGAAGCCGCTAATGTGCGGTATGACCGCCATGCAGCCCGGTGGTTGGTTCAACACCGAAATCAATTCGGCAGAAGACCTGCAGGGTCTGCGCTTCCGGATGCCGGGCCAGGGTGGTCAGGTTCTCGGTCGCCTCGGCGCGTCGGTTCAGAACATCCCCGGTGGCGAAATCTACCAGGCGCTGTCGTCCGGTCAGATCGACGGGGCAGAGTGGATTGGACCCTACGCGGACGAGCGGATGGGCTTCCAGGAAGTTACCAACACCTACTACGCCGCTGGTTTCCACGAGCCGGGTTCGGCCCTGCACTTCGGGTTCAACCTGGAGATCTGGGAATCGCTGACGCCCACGCAACAGCAGATCTGCAAGGTGGCCACTGAAGCGGCCCACGCGCAGAACACCGCGCTGTCGCTTGCCGAAAACGGGGCCGCCCTGGCGCGTCTTGTTGCCGGTGGTGTTCAGGTTCGCCAGTTTCCCGACGACGTCTGGGACGCCTTCGGCGCCGCAGCCGCCGAGGTTCGCGAAGAGAACATGTCCGACGAGATCTACGCGAACATCGCCAACAGCTACTTCGCCTCGCAGGCCGAGTCGGCCGGTTGGTACGAGATCGCCGACGGCGAGTATCAGCGTCAGCGTAACCGCGTTAACGCAGGCTGATCGCCTTTCTCTCGACTTTGTCCCTTGCCCGCCTGTGCGGGCGGGGGACCCCCAATGACCCTGTCGGACGGCCCAAGGCGGGCGGATCCAGTGACCGGGACACCTTCGGCTGGAGTTTCTCAACATGCTAGACCTGATCCTCTGGGCCCTGACAGAGCTCGTGATGGCCCCGGTGAACATCGTTACAGCGCTGCTCAGCCCTGCGTCGTGGCTTGATTGGTCCAACCCGGAATCGCTGTCGCGGTTCATGTATTATGGGGCCTCGGTCGAGCTGTTCTTCGCATTGTTCTTTATCTTCGGCGCGATCACCGTGGCGGGTTTCTTCAATCGCCGGTTCCTCTGGGCCTGTGTGCGCATCCAAGAGGGCTTTGCCAACGCCATTGGCCGAACCGCCGCATGGGTCGGCCTTCTGATGGTCTTGCAGCAGGTGATGATCGTCTTCTTGCAGCGCATTTTCCGGGTGCCCGAAATCTCGATGGGCCCGTTGGGCATCGCCTTCACCCAAGACCTGTCGTGGTGGGCGGAAGAGCTGAAGCTTTACAACGCCATCGTGGTGACCATGTGCGTCACCTATACCTTCGTCCAGGGCGGCCATGTCCGCGTGGACCTTGTCTATTCCGCCGTGAAATTCCGCACCAAGAAGGTGCTCGACATGTTCGGGGCGATGTTCTTCATGCTGCCGGTCGTCACGCTGACGTACATGTACGCCTGGTTCTTCATGTGGCGCCACCTGGTGGTGCCCAACCCTTCGGCTTCCGGCACGCTGGAGCGCATGCTGATGCAGTCGCGCGCCTTGCGCTGGAACGTGGAGACCATCGGCTTCAGCCCCAACGGCTTCAACGCCTATTTCCTCTTCAAGGTGCTGATCGTAGCCTATTGCGTGCTGGTGTTCCTGCAAGCCTGGTCGATGTTCTGGCGCTCGTACCTGGAATGGAAAGAGGGTGAGACCAGTGAGGCGAAATACCTGGATCGGGACTACCTTGGCGACGATGCAGAAGAAATCGAGCACGCGATCCAGTCAGGCTCGACCTGATCCACCACAAGACAATGTGCCCTTGAGTGGCGCAGCATAGGGACGGAAAAGATGCTTTTTGGTTTGGACGGGGTCGAAATTGGCCTGATTATCGTGTTCCTCACCCTGTTTGGTGGGATCATGACCGGCTTTCCGGTGGCCTTCGCCATCGGTGGGGCGGGGGTGATCTCTTTCGCGATCATCGCGGCGTTGGACAGCTCGGGCCTGTTGATTCACCAGGCCGTCGACGTTCGGTCCGACGACTATATGGCGCTGATCGCCGACGGCATCCCCCGAGAAACCATATCAACGTTCAGGTATCCGGACCTCCCGCGCATCGATGAGGCCCTGTTCCCCGGTGGCTGGGAAACGGCACTGGACCGCAACCTGTCGTTCATCGTCAACCGCATGAACGAGCGTGTGATTGCAGGCCAATCCATCGAAATCCTGCTGGCTGTTCTGATGTTCGTGATGATGGGCATCACGCTCGAACGCTCTAAGATCGCCAACGACCTGCTGACCACCATGGCGCGCGTCTTCGGCCCGCTGCCGGGCGGTCTGGCCGTGTCCATCGTGATTGTGGGTGCGTTCCTGGCGGCCTCTACCGGCATCGTCGGCGCGACGGTCGTGACCATGGGCCTTTTGGCCCTGCCCACGATGCTGCGCAACAATTACTCGCCTGAACTGGCGACCGGCGTTATCGCCGCGTCGGGTACGCTGGGGCAGATCATCCCGCCCTCCATCGTGATCGTCCTTCTTGGCACGCTGGCGGGCGATCTCTACGCTACGGGGCAAGAGACCCGCGCCGTGGCGGCGGGCTGCCGCGATGCGCTGACCTATCTGGGCGAACCTGCGGTTTTGTCGGTGGGCACGCTGTTTCAGGCGGCGCTGTTGCCGGGGATCTTCCTGGCCTTCCTTTACGGGGCCTATTCGTTTGGCTACGCGCTGGTGTTTCCGTCCAGCGCCCCTGCGGTGCAGATGGGCAAGGGCACGGGCGAGCCGGTGACCCGTGCCGAGGGCCTGACCTGGTTCCTTGGCGTACCGGTTGCGATCATCGCGGCCGTGGTGATCGGCGCCAGTGCGGGCCTGATCGGGGGGCAGACGATTTCTGTCTCCAACATGTCGGACTCGGCTGAAACCTCTGCCCTGCGCACCAATGTGTCCGAGCAATGTGCCGCGGGCATGATCGAGTTGCATGGCCAGGAGGCCTGGGACGCCGCGGTGGCAGAGCAGGCCGCGATTGTCGCCTCGGGTGGCGATGAGGCCGCCCATGAGCGCTCGGAAGAGGAAATGGCCGTGGCCACGCAAGCGGCCCTGGACGCGACCGCGCCCATCGGCAGTGGCGTGGCGGCGATGTTCACGATCCTCGCGCTGGTTCTGGTGCTGGCACGTGGCATCTCGCCCTCGTCCTCACTCGCGCCCCTGCTTGTCGGGGGCTTGGGTGTCGTGCTGGCGTTCATCGTCGACATCGCCTTTATCCATCCGCTGATGGGGCCGGGCGCGACGTTCATGATCCTTGCCATCCCGTTCTTCCTGACGGCCTACGGGTGCTACCATGCCGTGGCCCGCTTGGCGCAGAACGAGTTGTTGCGCGTGGTCTTCCCCCCGCTGGTCCTGATCATCGCCGTGTTGGGCTCGATCCTGGGGGGCATCACCAACCCCACGCCGGCAGCGGCCCTGGGGGCGGCGGGTGCGATCATGCTGGCGGCCTACCGCAAGTTCGGCGACGATCGGCGCGGCGCGAAGATCGTCATCGCAGCGGCGTTCGCGGTGGTGATCATGATCATCGTCGGGGTGAACTTCGACCTGCGCATGGGCCGCGAAGCCGTGACCTTCGCCGATTGGATCGCCTACATCGTGACCCAAGGTGCCTATCACTTCGCCTTCTTCGGCCTGCTCTTTGCCTGCTGGACCTTGCTGCGGACCTCGGTCCTTGGCCCGGTGGTGCGCGAGACGGCGAAGGTGACGAGCATGGTGTTCACCATCCTCATCGGCAGCCAAGTGTTGAACCTGACGCTGATCGCCTTCGGAGGCGAACACTACATCCAGCAGTTCCTGAGATCGTTCGATCAGGAATGGGCGGTTTTCCTTCTGGTCATGGCGATCCTGTTCGTCCTGGGCTTCGTGCTTGATTTCCTCGAGATCATTTACATCGTGATCCCTATCGTGGGGCCGGTGATCTATGGCGGCACGCTGGATCCGAAGTGGGTGACGATCATGATCGCGGTGAACCTGCAAACGTCGTTCCTGACGCCGCCATTCGGATTTGCGCTGTTCTACCTCAGGGGGGTCGCGCCGAAATCGGTGACGACCGGGCACATCTACCGAGGGGTGCTGCCGTTCGTCGGCATCCAGGTCGTAGGCCTTGCGATCCTGTGGTTCTTCCCGGGCATCGTGACGATCGTGCCGGATCTGCTGCCGAACTGAGGCTTGGAGACGTGAGATCGAAAAAGGGGGGCCTTGGCCTCCCTTTTTGCATTACGGCAGGCGGTGGGCTTGGGGCCTGCGCGGGGGATGAGTTGTATCTGGCAAGATGAAGGAGCGCGCAAAGGCTGGCAGAGGCGCGGTCACGCGGGCTCGATCAGGTCCCAGAAGTTGCCCCAGGGGTCGCGCCATTGGGCGACGGTGCCATAGGGTTCAACGCGCGGAGTTTCGATCAGGGCACCCCCGGCGGCGGTAAGGCGTGCCGCGTCACGGGCGAAGTCGTCGGTTTGCAGAAAGAAGCCGACGCGGTCGCCTGTTTGCTGGCCCAAGGCCCTTTGTTGCGCCTCAGTTGTGGCAACTGCGAGGAGGAGGGATATACCCTCCGAGGAGGGGGCGGTTGCGGGCGGCGCCACCGTCACCCATCGCTTGCGGCCCTGGTCCTCATCGCTGAGCAAGCGCCATCCCAGGCCGCCCACGAAGAACGCAATGCCCTCGTCGTAATCCGGTACGATCAACGTCACTAGCGCAAGGCGCATCAGGTGTTCTCAGAGGGCTCGCCAGGGCGGCGCGCCTTGTTGCCGCGCAGGTCGGGCAGGGTGATTTGCGCCACCTGCTGTGCGATCGGATCGGTGGACAAGGGGTGGGTCTGGGTATCGTAATCCTCGGGCGCACCGAGGTCCTGCCAAGCACCGTTCACATGGACCTCCAGCGCCGGGAAGTTGGCCTTGTAGCCCATCTTCGCAGATCCCGGCACCCAATAGCCGAGGTAGACATAGGGCAGCCCGGCCTCCAGCGCCAAGGCGATGTGATCAAGGATCACGTAGGTCCCGAGCGAGTTCTTCTGCAATTCGGGCGCGAAGAACGAATACACCAGGCTGAGCCCATCATCGAGGATGTCAGTCAGGCAGACGGCGGCCAGGTCATCGTCCTCTCGGCGGTCGCGATACTCGATCACGCGGGTCTTGACTGGGGTCTCTTCGATCATCGCGGCGAACTCGAACACATCCATATCGGCCATGCCGCCATCGGCGTGGCGGGTGTCCAGATAGGTGCGAAACAGCGCGTATTGCTCTTCCGTTGCCCAGGCCGAGCGTGGGTTGCGGGTCAAATGCTCATTGCGTTTGCTGATCCGCTTGTGGCCGCGTTTGGGGGCGAAATCCGCCACCCGGATGCGCGCCGAAAGGCAGGCGGCGCAATCGGTACAGGACGGGCGGTAGAGCACATTCTGGGACCGCCGGAACCCCTGTTTGCTGAGCGAATTGTTTAACGCTTCCGCCTGATCGCCCTGCAACGCGGTAAACAACTTCCGCTCGCGCCTGCCATCCAGATAGGGGCAGGCTTGGGGGGCCGTCACATAGAATTGTGGGGCAATGGGAAGCGTATGGCGCATGAAATAGGGTCCAAGCCGTGTCTGATGAGAGAGTGCACACGTCTAGGGCAAGGGGCAACAGCTTTCTGGAACAAGGTTAACGGCGCACGGGTCGCACCTTGCCAAAGGTTAATTCAGACGGGACGGTTGATCATCACGGACCCGACGATTTCATCGGGCAGGCCGCGGTTATAGGGGCGGCCGATCATCATCCCGATCGAGACCAGTTGGATAAAGAAGAACGTGGCCGACACCAGGAAGCTGCCGGTGTGCAAGGCGGCCTCGGCGCTGGTCAGGGGCGCGCCACCGGGGCCGCGCAGCTCAATGTTCATGAGCCGCATCCCAAGCGTAGCGGATTTCGCCTTGAGGGTGCTCCAGCGATAGAAGAACGCCAGTGCGAAATGAACCGGGATCCAAAGCATGAAAGCGATGCCCACGGTCAGGACGCTGAGGATCAGCATCGCCGAAAACACAAGGCCCGCATCGATGACCCAGGCGAACAGGCGCTTGGGCAGCACGCCTTCGTAGTAGGCGGCGTCATAGATCGGATCGGGCAGGGGAGAGCGGGTCATGGACAAAGACATGGGGGTTTCAACAGCCTTGGAAAAGGGGAAAAAGGGGCGTCGGCGGCCCATTTGTGGGAAAGGGGCCTGTGGCGAGCGGGGCGGCGCGGCGAGACGAGGTTTTTCTGGACATTCGGGCCCGATCATCCATGAACCTGTCGACGTCATGTCGATCTCTGGCGTTCGCCCAGACCGCGTTCAAGTTGCCGGGCAGCGTGAAGCGAAGAAGACCGGACCCGCGCAAGCGGGCCCGGCTTTCAGGTCATGCCTTCGCTTCGTCAGCGTCGGTCGCCTTGGCACGATCTTCCATGAAGGCGTCGAATTCCGACTTGTCCTTGGCATCACGCAGGCGCTGCAAGAAGGCCTCGAATGCGCCTTGCTCGTCTTCCAGCCGCTTCAGCGTATCGGCCTTGTAGGCGTCGAAAGCGCTGTTGCCGGAAGAGGTGAACCGGTGGCTGTGGCCATGGCGGTGGCGACGGGATTTGCAGGATCCGTTGAACATGCGGTTGCTCCATATCATGTAGGCGAGAAGGGCGAGGCCGATGGGCCAGAAGAAGATGAACCCCAGGACCATGGCAACAATCCAGGCGCCTTTGCCGCGCGCATCGAGCCAGTTCTCCGCCTTGGAAAACCAACCCTGGCTCTCGGCGGTGAGGGTGGGGGCGGGTGTGGTGGTCATGGGGGTATCTCCTCGTTTGGGTATCGGTGAATGTAAATGTTAATCACATTAACTCATATGGGAGGAGTGATGGACCACGCAAGGGGGGGAAGTGAATCTTTTTCACATAAACCGTTGATTCACAGGTTTGGGCCTAAAATACCCTGTTTCGCATAGGAGGAGGCCAGAATGCCCACGCCCGCACAGGCTTACTTGGTAGGTGATCGATCCATAAGGATCGCGCGTTCCTTCGACGCGCCGCGCCACGTGATTTGGCAAGCATTCACCGATCGTACCATTTTGGCCCAATGGCTGCTGGGGCCGCCGGGATGGGCGATGGACCTGTGCGAGATCGCTTTGCAGCCGGGCGGGGGCTATCACTGGCGTTGGCGCTGCGCTGAAACGGATCAGACCGTCGGTTTCAAGGGCACCTATAGCGTCGTCGAGCCTGGGCTGCGCCTGATCGACAAGCAGGTCTTCGACCTGGGCGCGCGTGATGGGCTGGCCGCCCCTGCCGCGACGAAAAACGTCGCTGTCTTCCGCGATGACGGGGCAGGGTGCCGCGTCACCACGACCATCCGCTACCCCTATGCCGGAATGCGCGACCACGTCGTGGGCCAAGGCCTCTGCGATGGGGTGGAGGCCTCGTATCAGTGCCTCGACCGGATGCTGATGCGCGCGGCGGCCTGAGGCAGGCCTCAGCCGCGACCCCGCTCCTCGAACCGGGGCAACATGGCAGAAAAGTCCCGGCCCCGGCCGTCCTCGTTCTCTACGAACTGTCGGTAAAGCGCCAAGGCGGCGGCCCCCATCGGCGTATCGGCATCCGCCGCCTCTGCGGCGGCTTGCGCCAGGCCAAGGTCCTTCAGCATCAACTCCGCCGCAAAGCCCGGCTGGTAATCGTTATCCGCAGGGCTTTGCGGGCCCACGCCCGGCGCCGGGCAATAGGCGTTCATCGTCCAGCTATAACCCGAAGAGGTGGAGACGACGTCAAACATGCTCTGCCGTGACAGGCCCAATTTGTCGGCCATGGCGAAGGCCTCGCAGGTGGCGATCATGGTGACGCCAAGAATCATGTTGTTACAGATCTTGGCCGCCTGTCCGTTGCCCGCGGGCCCGCAGAGCACGGCCTTCTGGCCCATTATGTCAAACAGCGGTGTGACGGTCGCGAAGGCGTCTTCCGCGCCGCCGACCATGAAGGTCAGCGTGCCGCCTGCCGCGCCCCCAACCCCGCCCGAGACGGGGGCGTCCAGCCAGCCCAGGCCCGCCGCTTCCGCCAATGCGGCGACCTCTCGGGCCGCGTCGACCTCGACGGTGGAGCAATCGACCAGGACCGCGCCCTTGGCCATGGCCGGGATGACCTCGGCGGCCACGGCGCGCAGGATCGCACCGTTGGGGAGCATGGTGATCACCACGTCCGCCCCGGCAACGGCCTCGGCAGCAGACGCCGCGCGCGCGACGCCCTCGGGCGCCCCCGCGACGGTGTCGAACCCCACGACCTCGTGGCCTGCGGCGGCCAGGTTTGCCGCCATCGGCGCGCCCATGTTCCCAAGCCCGATAAATCCAATCCGCATTACGTTATCCTCCATTCATCCGGCCCCAAAGGCTGCAACATGCGCGCCACTTCCACCGGTGTCACATCCGTCGCCGTCCGGTGTTTCCACGAGGGCGTGCGATCTTTGTCGATGATCGCCGCGCGGATCCCTTCCAGGAAATCCCCATGTTCCATGGAGCGCGCGGTGAAACGATACTCATTGCGCAGCGCGTGCAGGATATCGTCGCGGCCCCGTGCCCGGTGCACCAGTTCGATCGTGCAGGCCATGGCGAGGGGCGAATTCCGCCCCATCATCTTGCGCGCTGCTGCCACGAAATCGGCCATGTCCTTTGGGGCATGGGACAGATCCACCAACACGTCGCGCAGGGTTTCACCGCCGAAAAGATGGTCAATCGCGTGCTGCTGCGCGGCCAAGGAGCTTTCCGGCGCGGGCTCTGCGGCGCGGTCCACTGCCTCCCAATCACCGGTGATCAACTCGACCTTCAAGGCCTCCCAGCGGGCCTCGGGCAGGTAGTAATCCGCAAACTCCGCGTGTATCGCGTCGCCCGGTCCCATGCGCGCGGCCGTCACACCCAGGTATTCCCCCAACCGCCCCGGCGCGCGCGCCAGCAGCAGCGTCCCACCGACATCCGGCACCAGGCCGATGCCGCATTCCGGCATCGCGATCTGAGAGCTTTCGCACACGATCCGGTGCGAGCCATGGCATCCGACCCCAACACCGCCCCCCATCGTGAAGCCCTGCAGAAAAGTCACCACGGGCTTGGGAAACGCGAACATCTTCGCGTTCATCCGGTATTCATCAGCCCAGAACCGGCGCCCATAGGCGAAATCACCCGCCGCCCCGGTGTCATACATCTCCTGAATGTCACCGCCCGCACAAAACGCGCGCTCACCCACGGCGTCAATCATCACCAGCGCCACCGCGTCATCCTCGGCCCAGGCATCCAGCGCGGCCTCGATCGCCAGACACATCTGATACGTCACCGCATTCAGTGCCTGGGGCCGGTTCAACGTGATCCGCCCTGCTTTCCCTTCGATGCGAATATGAATGTCATCGCCCATCGGCGCGCCGCTCCCCTGCTTCATCTTGCCAAATACAACTCAATCCCGGCCTCGCCCCCCGCGCAGGCCTCAGCCGCGATCCGCCAGCATCTGCCGTGCCACGATCATCCGCATGATCTCGTTGGTGCCTTCCAGGATCTGATGCACCCGCAGATCGCGCACGATCTTCTCGATCCCGTAGTCCGCCAGATATCCGTAGCCGCCGTGCAATTGCAGGCACTGATCGGCAATCCGCGATCCGGCTTCCGTGCAGAACTTCTTCGCCATCGCGCAGGCCTTCGTGGCATCCGGCGCCCCGGTATCGAGCTTCCACGCCGCTTGCCGCAGGAACACGCGGGCCGCTTCCAACTCGATCTCCATGTCCGCCAGCCGGAACTGGAGGGCCTGGAACTGATCGATCGGCTGCCCAAACGCCTTGCGCTCGCCCATATAGGCCAGCGTCGCGCGCAGGGCGGCGGCGGCGGCCCCAAGCGAGCAGGCGGCGATGTTCAACCGCCCCCCGTCCAGCCCCGCCATCGCATAGCGGAAGCCTTTGCCTTCTTCGCCCAAAAGGTTCGCGGCCGGGACCGCGCATTCATCCATCTGCACGGCGCGCGTGGGCTGCGACCGCCAGCCCATCTTGTCCTCCAGCCCGCCAAACGACAGGCCCGGCGCGCCGTCTTCCACGATCAGGGCCGAGATCCCGCGCGGGCCGTCCTCGCCGGTGCGGCACATCACTATGTAGGCGTCCGAGTATCCGCCGCCAGAAATGAACGCCTTGGTGCCGCTCAGCACGTAGCCGTCGTTGCTGCGCGCAGCCCGCGTCTTCAACGCTGCCGCGTCCGAGCCGCTGCCGGGTTCTGTCAAACAATAGGAGAACACCGTTTCCATGCTCAACGCTCGCGGCAGAAACGCCGCGCGCAGATCGTCCGAGCCATAGGACTCGATCATCTTCGCGCACATGTTGTGGATCGACAGGAACGCCGCGACCGATGCGCAGGACTCGGACAACGCCTCGAACACCAGCGTCGCTTCCAGGCGTGACAGGCCCGACCCGCCGTTTTCTTCCGATACGTAAAGCCCCGCGAACCC
It contains:
- a CDS encoding RDD family protein, which gives rise to MTRSPLPDPIYDAAYYEGVLPKRLFAWVIDAGLVFSAMLILSVLTVGIAFMLWIPVHFALAFFYRWSTLKAKSATLGMRLMNIELRGPGGAPLTSAEAALHTGSFLVSATFFFIQLVSIGMMIGRPYNRGLPDEIVGSVMINRPV
- a CDS encoding enoyl-CoA hydratase/isomerase family protein translates to MGDDIHIRIEGKAGRITLNRPQALNAVTYQMCLAIEAALDAWAEDDAVALVMIDAVGERAFCAGGDIQEMYDTGAAGDFAYGRRFWADEYRMNAKMFAFPKPVVTFLQGFTMGGGVGVGCHGSHRIVCESSQIAMPECGIGLVPDVGGTLLLARAPGRLGEYLGVTAARMGPGDAIHAEFADYYLPEARWEALKVELITGDWEAVDRAAEPAPESSLAAQQHAIDHLFGGETLRDVLVDLSHAPKDMADFVAAARKMMGRNSPLAMACTIELVHRARGRDDILHALRNEYRFTARSMEHGDFLEGIRAAIIDKDRTPSWKHRTATDVTPVEVARMLQPLGPDEWRIT
- a CDS encoding SRPBCC domain-containing protein, whose translation is MPTPAQAYLVGDRSIRIARSFDAPRHVIWQAFTDRTILAQWLLGPPGWAMDLCEIALQPGGGYHWRWRCAETDQTVGFKGTYSVVEPGLRLIDKQVFDLGARDGLAAPAATKNVAVFRDDGAGCRVTTTIRYPYAGMRDHVVGQGLCDGVEASYQCLDRMLMRAAA
- the mmsB gene encoding 3-hydroxyisobutyrate dehydrogenase, with amino-acid sequence MRIGFIGLGNMGAPMAANLAAAGHEVVGFDTVAGAPEGVARAASAAEAVAGADVVITMLPNGAILRAVAAEVIPAMAKGAVLVDCSTVEVDAAREVAALAEAAGLGWLDAPVSGGVGGAAGGTLTFMVGGAEDAFATVTPLFDIMGQKAVLCGPAGNGQAAKICNNMILGVTMIATCEAFAMADKLGLSRQSMFDVVSTSSGYSWTMNAYCPAPGVGPQSPADNDYQPGFAAELMLKDLGLAQAAAEAADADTPMGAAALALYRQFVENEDGRGRDFSAMLPRFEERGRG
- a CDS encoding acyl-CoA dehydrogenase family protein, whose translation is MDFALSEEATAIYDMARAFGEAEIAPHARDWEREESIPKGLWPKLAELGFAGLYVSEENGGSGLSRLEATLVFEALSESCASVAAFLSIHNMCAKMIESYGSDDLRAAFLPRALSMETVFSYCLTEPGSGSDAAALKTRAARSNDGYVLSGTKAFISGGGYSDAYIVMCRTGEDGPRGISALIVEDGAPGLSFGGLEDKMGWRSQPTRAVQMDECAVPAANLLGEEGKGFRYAMAGLDGGRLNIAACSLGAAAAALRATLAYMGERKAFGQPIDQFQALQFRLADMEIELEAARVFLRQAAWKLDTGAPDATKACAMAKKFCTEAGSRIADQCLQLHGGYGYLADYGIEKIVRDLRVHQILEGTNEIMRMIVARQMLADRG
- a CDS encoding DUF2852 domain-containing protein; the encoded protein is MTTTPAPTLTAESQGWFSKAENWLDARGKGAWIVAMVLGFIFFWPIGLALLAYMIWSNRMFNGSCKSRRHRHGHSHRFTSSGNSAFDAYKADTLKRLEDEQGAFEAFLQRLRDAKDKSEFDAFMEDRAKATDADEAKA